A genome region from Endomicrobiales bacterium includes the following:
- a CDS encoding patatin-like phospholipase family protein: MKKIGLALGSGGARGLSHIGVLKVFEQEKVPISYLAGASMGAIVSACYATDPNIANVEQKIKTVLSKYIPQAKMRIFSDKQNNQKSFVSNAKEFIKQGYLHYVEETQYSLFSLEKLKEPVYELIPDIDILQTQIPLCIVVTDLENALPVYLTCGRLRDAVLASSSIAGIFPPVRINGFLCNDGGYVGSTPVPAIKRMGAQLIVGIDVKGKVTKNANLEKAGETLARSKYISAILLNNLLLKEANVVISADVKNYKWTSFDKIDLLISKGEASAKEKIKLIKELANESVLSTAVKKFLRLKN, from the coding sequence ATGAAAAAAATTGGTCTTGCTCTTGGTAGTGGTGGTGCAAGGGGGCTTTCTCACATTGGCGTACTAAAGGTATTTGAACAAGAAAAGGTTCCAATATCTTATTTAGCAGGCGCGTCTATGGGTGCGATAGTTAGCGCGTGTTATGCAACAGATCCAAACATCGCAAATGTTGAGCAAAAAATTAAAACGGTGCTATCAAAATACATACCTCAGGCAAAAATGCGTATATTTTCCGATAAGCAAAACAATCAAAAGTCGTTTGTATCAAACGCGAAAGAGTTTATTAAGCAGGGTTATCTGCACTATGTTGAAGAAACTCAATACTCGTTATTTTCTTTAGAAAAACTAAAAGAACCAGTATATGAGTTAATACCCGATATAGATATATTACAAACTCAAATACCTTTGTGCATAGTTGTAACAGATTTGGAAAATGCTTTGCCGGTGTATCTAACTTGCGGCCGTTTGCGCGATGCAGTTTTGGCATCCTCCTCCATAGCCGGTATATTTCCTCCAGTGCGTATAAACGGATTTCTTTGCAACGATGGCGGCTATGTTGGTTCAACTCCTGTGCCTGCTATAAAAAGAATGGGTGCGCAATTGATAGTTGGTATTGATGTAAAAGGCAAGGTAACCAAAAACGCAAATTTGGAAAAGGCAGGGGAAACATTAGCTCGTTCAAAATACATATCTGCTATCTTACTTAACAACTTATTGCTTAAAGAGGCAAATGTAGTAATCTCTGCTGATGTGAAAAACTATAAATGGACTTCTTTTGATAAAATTGATTTGTTAATTTCTAAGGGTGAAGCATCCGCAAAAGAGAAAATAAAATTGATAAAAGAGTTGGCAAATGAGTCGGTTTTAAGCACCGCAGTTAAAAAGTTCTTGCGACTTAAAAATTGA
- the rlmN gene encoding 23S rRNA (adenine(2503)-C(2))-methyltransferase RlmN, whose product MRKLILDYDKFALEEFLLHGNFETYRVRQLLQWIYDKKANSFADFKNIPLELRHALEGNFLLRSMGIAKVSNSKIDATKRFDFLLSDGNCVSAVFLPAKDKFSVCISTQVGCAMGCAFCASGKDGFVRNLSSGEILEQVLQIEEYTGHHISGVLFMGSGEPLMNYTNLLIAIKTLTDPKGFNLGRKHITVSTVGIVEKIKSFENALPGVRLAISLHSADDRKRHCIIPSAINNDIEDIMSSSISYCEENKVPLTIEYILIKNINDAKQDAVKLADLLRKYQTEKVEVKVNLIPYNKTLGRTYEAPDLSTVENFYNYLTERNIFTAVRLPKGADIGAACGQLGY is encoded by the coding sequence ATGAGGAAGTTGATATTAGATTACGACAAATTTGCATTAGAAGAATTTCTTTTGCATGGTAATTTTGAAACTTACCGTGTAAGACAATTATTACAATGGATATATGATAAAAAAGCGAATTCATTTGCAGATTTTAAAAATATACCTTTGGAGTTAAGGCACGCATTAGAAGGTAATTTTTTGCTGCGTTCAATGGGCATCGCTAAAGTATCCAATTCAAAAATAGATGCGACTAAACGCTTTGATTTCCTTCTTTCAGATGGTAATTGCGTTTCTGCAGTTTTTTTGCCAGCAAAGGATAAGTTTTCAGTTTGTATTTCTACGCAGGTTGGTTGTGCTATGGGTTGTGCTTTCTGCGCATCCGGTAAAGATGGTTTTGTAAGAAATCTTTCAAGCGGTGAAATTTTGGAACAAGTTTTGCAGATAGAAGAATACACAGGGCATCACATATCTGGAGTTTTGTTTATGGGCAGCGGCGAGCCGTTAATGAACTATACAAACTTGCTGATTGCTATAAAAACTTTAACTGACCCAAAAGGTTTTAATTTAGGCAGAAAGCATATTACAGTTTCCACAGTTGGAATAGTTGAAAAAATAAAGTCGTTTGAAAATGCATTGCCTGGCGTGCGCTTGGCCATATCACTTCACAGTGCCGATGACCGCAAAAGGCATTGCATTATTCCTTCCGCAATAAACAATGATATAGAAGATATTATGTCGTCTAGTATTTCGTACTGTGAAGAAAATAAAGTTCCATTGACTATTGAGTATATTCTTATAAAAAATATTAATGATGCAAAACAAGATGCAGTAAAACTTGCCGATCTTTTAAGAAAATATCAAACAGAAAAAGTTGAAGTTAAGGTGAACTTAATACCGTATAACAAAACACTTGGTAGAACTTATGAAGCACCGGACCTAAGCACAGTGGAAAACTTTTATAATTATTTAACGGAACGAAATATATTTACCGCTGTGCGCTTACCAAAAGGGGCAGATATTGGTGCCGCTTGCGGACAATTGGGTTATTAA